The following coding sequences are from one Anabas testudineus chromosome 16, fAnaTes1.2, whole genome shotgun sequence window:
- the LOC113170638 gene encoding H-2 class II histocompatibility antigen, A-U alpha chain-like, whose product MKLPTVIILMFNILSACSQIPHEVTYITGCFVNGTTEIQFEFDAEEILYVDFSKPELVYTVPAIIDPDPSQLLADLSVYENALKNKKLCLDFTALAKAEEKNPPEKRDPPESILYTEEEVQLGVENKLLCFVNHFYPPYIKVSWTKNGGPVSEGVSLSRYFPNSDGTFHQFSILMFTPSEGDTYNCTVEHSALESPQTSIWEPDVSDHSLVPDIYCGVGVTLGLLMFTAAVLLSVFDCQGSE is encoded by the exons GGTTACCTATATCACAGGCTGCTTTGTGAACGGCACAACTGAGATCCAGTTTGAATTTGATGCAGAGGAAATTTTATATGTCGATTTCTCAAAACCAGAGCTTGTATACACTGTGCCTGCGATTATTGATCCTGATCCAAGTCAGCTTCTGGCGGATTTGAGTGTATATGAAAATGCTCTGAAAAATAAGAAACTCTGTTTAGACTTTACAGCACTGGCaaaagcagaagagaagaaTCCACCAGAGAAAAGAG ATCCTCCTGAGAGTATCCTGTACACTGAAGAGGAAGTTCAGCTGGGTGTTGAAAACAAACTCCTCTGCTTTGTGAATCACTTCTACCCACCTTATATCAAAGTCAGCTGGACTAAAAATGGTGGTCCTGTGTCAGAGGGGGTGTCACTCAGTCGATATTTTCCCAATAGTGATGGAACCTTCCACCAGTTCTCAATTCTGATGTTCACACCGAGTGAGGGAGACACTTACAACTGCACTGTGGAGCACTCAGCTCTGGAGTCGCCTCAAACAAGCATCTGGG AACCTGATGTGAGTGACCACAGTCTTGTACCAGATATTTACTGTGGAGTGGGCGTGACTCTGGGCTTGTTAATGTttacagctgctgtgctgttgaGTGTTTTTGATTGTCAAGGGTCAGAATGA
- the LOC113170636 gene encoding DLA class II histocompatibility antigen, DR-1 beta chain-like, with the protein MPRVHSSCTLLLMFLVFSTEGALYGHGVSRCQFSSPDGHDAVYLEQYYFNKVMIAQYNSTLGKVTGYTMKGHVVAALLNGNREYVTHEKWKTRVCRGNAHRVYSSLLNPVEPYIRLKSGKATSSKHPDMLTCSVYNFYPKQIRVTWLRDGKEATSDVTSTDELSNGNWLYQIHSYLEYTPTPGEKVTCMVEHASFKKPMLKDWDPEPDLRIIKIAGGTVGVVLVVLSVAWLIYKSHLPAQSSFQS; encoded by the exons ATGCCTCGTGTTCACAGCTCCTGTACCCTCCTGCTCATGTTTTTGGTATTTTCAACAGAAG GTGCTCTCTATGGTCATGGTGTGTCTCGTTGCCAGTTCAGTTCCCCTGATGGTCATGATGCCGTGTACCTGGAGCAGTACTACTTTAACAAAGTGATGATAGCGCAGTACAACAGCACTCTGGGGAAAGTCACCGGCTACACAATGAAAGGACATGTAGTAGCAGCTTTACTCAATGGAAATCGAGAATATGTGACTCACGAGAAATGGAAAACCAGAGTTTGCAGAGGAAATGCTCATCGGGTTTATAGCAGCCTTCTGAATCCAG TTGAGCCCTACATCAGGCTAAAGTCCGGTAAAGCAACGAGCAGCAAACATCCAGACATGCTCACATGCAGTGTGTACAACTTTTATCCCAAACAAATCAGAGTGACTTGGCTGAGAGATGGAAAAGAGGCAACATCTGATGTGACATCTACAGATGAACTGTCCAATGGGAACTGGCTCTACCAGATCCACTCTTATCTGGAGTACACACCCACACCTGGAGAAAAGGTCACCTGTATGGTGGAGCACGCCAGCTTTAAGAAACCCATGCTTAAAGACTGGG ATCCTGAGCCTGACCTAAGGATCATTAAGATCGCTGGTGGGACAGTAGGAGTAGTGCTGGTTGTTTTGTCAGTTGCCTGGCTGATTTACAAGAG TCACTTACCTGCGCAGTCTTCGTTCCAGTCCTGA
- the LOC113170635 gene encoding H-2 class II histocompatibility antigen, A-U alpha chain-like translates to MLHDSTTFGSSDMKRCTIIILMFNTFCAYSQIPHELVYFVGCFVNGTTQVHFEFDTEEIYFVDFQKEELIYTVPVFIDPDPNQIWPSLKLEDDFDNKDYCLILTTLESAEEKNPPEKRDSPDTILFPSEEVQLGVKNKLICFVNYFYPPSIKVSWTKNGGPVSEGVSLSRYFPNNDGTFHQFSTLTFTPSEGDVYSCTVEHSALEMPTTSIWEPDVSDHSLGPDIFCGVGLTLGLLMFTAGVFLIVKGQNEH, encoded by the exons atgCTCCATGACTCTACAACGTTTGGCAGCTCAGACATGAAGCGCTGTACGATAATAATCCTGATGTTCAACACCTTCTGTGCCTACTCGCAAA TTCCCCATGAACTTGTTTACTTTGTGGGCTGCTTTGTGAATGGCACAACTCAGGTACATTTTGAGTTTGACACTGAGgaaatttattttgttgatttccAAAAAGAAGAGCTTATATACACTGTGCCTGTTTTTATTGATCCTGATCCAAATCAAATTTGGCCAAGTTTGAAACTAGAGGATGATTTTGACAATAAGGATTACTGCTTAATCTTAACTACACTTGAATCAGCTGAAGAGAAAAATCCACCAGAAAAAAGAG ACTCTCCTGATACCATCCTCTTTCCCTCTGAAGAAGTTCAGCTAGGGGTCAAAAACAAACTCATCTGCTTTGTGAATTACTTCTACCCACCTTCTATAAAAGTGAGCTGGACTAAAAATGGTGGTCCTGTGTCAGAGGGGGTGTCACTCAGTCGATATTTTCCCAATAATGATGGAACCTTCCACCAGTTCTCAACTCTGACGTTCACACCGAGTGAGGGAGACGTTTACAGCTGCACTGTGGAGCACTCAGCTCTGGAGATGCCTACAACAAGCATCTGGG AACCTGATGTGAGTGACCACAGTCTTGGACCAGATATTTTCTGTGGAGTGGGCCTGACTCTGGGCTTGTTAATGTTCACAGCTGGAGTGTTTTTGATTGTCAAGGGTCAGAATGAACATTAA